CTAGCCTGGTGAAGGGTATTCCCCATCGATGCAGATACAGTAATTGATGGCGAGATAGGGCTGCATGTTTTGGTGCGCTTGGTTGTTGCCGCTTGTGGAGAGGGCATCCTCATGCATGGGGACGATTTGGCTGCTGCTGAGAGGGCGAATGCCGCTTTCGGAGGGCGTTGTCAGGTCAGAATCCGCCGCTTCAGCACCTGCCGACAGCGATGGTTCTTTATAATGTTTCAGTACTTGCCCACCGCGGGCTGAGGGATCACCCTCCGCTTGACCGAGAAAGTGATCAGCGGGATCGGTTTGGGTGGCATAGGTCGTATCGCTGCCGCTGACATGGCTGCCCTTCAACTGGTGGCTGTGGGCGGGCATTTGGTCGCTGGAGATTACGACACCTTCCGTGCCGGATTTTTGACCCAGGCTGTAGCTGCTCAGCCCAGAGCCGGTTCCGGGATGTATGGGTGCGCGCCCTTTGAGGTCGGGCAGCTGCATGTTGGATCGCCCATCCCCACCATAGGTGGCTCCCAGAATGCTGAAAAGGGCGCTGTATTGACTGATGGAAAGGATCTGCCCGTCACAGAAGAGCCAATCCCTGGGGTTGAAGGTGTATGGAAAAAGTCGGATTTCACCGAGATAACTGTCAGCCATTACAGGCTCCTTTTAGCTGCGTTTTGGGAAAACACCATGGACACAGACGATAAAGTTCAAGCCCAGGGTGGGTTGCCGGTTTTCATGGGCGTTGTCGGAGCCGGTGGAAGCGATGGCGCCGCTATACATGTTGGCATTGGCTGTTCCGGGAGCCTCTGTATAAAACTTCTGTTTGTCACCCACCTTGGCGGGAAGTCTGTTTTGCGGATCGTTGGAGTCCGCCGCATCGGTGATGCCGTTCAGGTCATGGTCGTGTTGAGGGATGTGAGAGACGGTGAGTTTGACTGTCTCCGTACCTGCTTTTTCCCCAATGAATCGTGAGGACAAGAAGGGGGCTGTGCCTTGGTGCAACGGGATGCGTCCCCGCATGTCGGGCAAGGAAAAAGAGCTGATACCGTCTCCTCCATAGGTGGTGCCGTAGAGGGCATAGAGGTCGCTATATTCGTTGATGCTCAAGGTTTGTCCATTGCATGCCAGCCAGTATCTGGGTATGCGGCTGCCTGCGAACAGTTTGATTTCGCCGAGGTATGATTCCATTTTTGTCTCCCCTACGGTCTGCTTGGATAGATGCCTTCCATGGCAATACAGAAATTGACTACCAGGTAGGGCTGCATGTTGGAGTGGGCTTGGCCGCTACCGGTAGTAGCAACCGATCCGTCGGCCATGGCGGTGACATTGCTGTTTGTGGGGGAGCCAAAGGCATCGCCGCCGGGATAGTTGGCCAGAAGCCGTTTTTCAGGATCGGTTTGATCTCCCGACTCCTGGGTGGCATAGAGCGTATGTTTGTGGCTGGGTAGGTTGTCATGCATCAGAGGAACGGCCTCCATGCCGCCCGCATACCCTTGACGGATGATGTCATCTGGATCGGGATGGATGGGAACCCGTCCCCGAAGATCCGGAAGCGCAAAGTTGGTTCGGTCATCCCCGCCGAATTGTGAACCAATGAGTGAGTAGAGGGCGGTGTACTGGCTGATGGCAATGAGCGTTCCATTGCATTGTGACCAGCCCTCCGGCGCATAGTTGAAACCCATCATTCGGATCTCTCCCAAATATGGATCTGACATTATTTCTCCTTTCTTAGTTGAGCATGAAAAAGCCAAGCCAGGTGCAGCGATTCAGCTTTTCCCCACCATAAAACTTGCATGAAATAACCTGAAAATTTACTTAAAAACAACACCTTGCAACAATCATCACAGAGGTTCGTCTACCCCTCCCTGCCAATGGTCGATGGGACTTGGGGTTTGGGTGGTAATGGGGGCATGGATTCCCGGACATCACTGTGCAGGAACGCGTAAGCGCGCGAACGGGTTGGATGGCCGTGAGAGTTCATGAGCAGAATCGCTCTGGGAGGAGCAAATGGGATTTTTGGTTTTATTTTCATACCATTAAATCAATATCATCCAGGAAAAATACGTCCAATTATTTAATTATTTTATGTTTTTAAGGCTGCCACAAAACATCCACCAGACAGCCGCTTTGATGTCACGACAAAACATACATTAGTTGGCATTATTGCCCCAAAAAAACAAACTATGCGATGTGGTTTTATCAAAATAATTAACTTGGGGTGATGAACATCAAACACATCGCTTCCAAATGTGTTATAATATAATTCATCAATAATCAGTCGTCAAGTGATTTCAAGGCAAGGGGGTAAAATCGATGGCAGGGTAAAAACGGAGCGGGGGTGCTTGGATAACTCTATCGTTCTCGCAAGGCCCGTTTCTGGGCTCTTCGGATAGGCTTGAGAAGATAGTCCAGGATGGTTTTTTTCCCGGTGATGATATCCACGGAGGCGGTCATGCCCGGAATGATGGGGAGGGGGTTTTGGGGATTACCGAAGCCGCTGTTCTGGGTGGTCAGATAGATACGGAAAAAGCTGTAGCCCTTTTCGTCGGCAAAAGTATCGGCGCTGATCTCTTGTAGCTGGGCATCCAGAGTGCCGTAGATGGCGGCATCATAGGCGGTGATGTTTACCGCCGCAGCCAGCCCCGGACGTAAAAAAGCAACATCCCGGGGAGAGACCCAGGCTTCAATCCGCAACAAATCATCTATCGGCACGATTTCAACGATGGCTTCACCCGCCCGGATGACAGCACCAGGGGTGGTAAAATGAATGACTTTGACGATTCCCCGAACCGGTGCGATCACCTCGGTTCTGCGCACCCGATCCTGCTCGGCGGTGGCCACTTCCCGGATGGCGGATAGACGCGCCACCACGGCATTTTTTAAATCCAACGACTCCGAATGGAAAGTCAACCGCGCCCCCTCCACCCGCCCCACAGCCTCCTTGAGGGCTGATTTTACACGGGGAATAGCGAGCTTGATCACCTTCAGCTCACTCTCTTGCTGAGCAAACTGACGCTCCAGGCGCAACAGGTCGATCTTCGAAACAGCCCCATCCGCCAGAAGTGGACGGGTGAGGGTCAACTCTTCCATGAGCAGGGCAGCGGTTTTTTCCAGCCCGGTCACTTTGGACTGCAACTCCACCAACTCCTGACGCCGCTGCCCCACCTGACGCTCCAGGATGGCCAACTCGTTGGTCAGCGCTTGCTTGCGGACCTGGAAGAGGGCTTTTTCGTTCTGGGCCACCTCCGGGGCTTCCTGCAACAGATCTGCGGGAAAACGGGGGAGGCGGTTTTCGATTTCCCCATCCAGACGGGCAAGCTTGCCGGTAAGGCTCAAATATTCCGCCCGGCTTTTTTGCAGTTGGGCGGTGGCGATGGTGCTGTCGATACGCAGCAAGGGTTGGTTTTGATCCACTGTTTGGCCTTCCTGGACCAACAATTCACCAAGCATGCCCCCTTCCAGGTTTTGCACAATCTGGGTCTTGCTGGAGGAGACCACCTTGCCCTCAGCCCGGGTCATCTCATCGATTTCAGTCAACCCCGCCCACCCCGCGAAAGTGGCCAGCAGCAGGAGCAGGAGCAGGAGAAGCCCGGCAGCGGCCAAACGAGGACGCCGCCGACGGGCCGCTTCCGCTTCGGGAAAAAAATCGGTCTGATCCCACCTGTCAGAGCTATTCATGACCGCCCGCCACGGATGTTATTGTGGGAATCAGACGGTTGGGTGGCATTAGAAAGTTGGGGGGCTTCAGCAGAGGGGGAAGAGGTCGGTATTCCGGAAGGTGGGGGAGGATCAAGGCGCCCCTCATTCAAGGCTTTGAAAACGTCATCCCGGGGGCCATCAGCCAAAACCCGCCCCTGATCCAGCACGATCAAGCGGTCAACCAACGCCAGCAGTCCGGTGCGTTGGGTCACCAGGAGCAGGGTGCGGCTGCCCAGGGACTCCCCCAATCGTCTGATAAAGAGACGCTCTGCCGCCAGATCCATGGCGGAGGTCGGTTCATCCAGCAACAGAATGGGGCGCGATTCCACCAGAGCCCGAGCCAGGGAGACCGCCTGGCGCTCCCCACCGGAAAGATTCCCCCCCTGGGTGCCTACCGAGCGATCCAAACCGGAAGGATGACGCTGGGCCAGAGATTCCATACCGGTCAGGGCCAGGGCCTGCAAGAGGGTGGTGTCGTCCGGATGAGCGCTCCCCCCCATGGCGATGTTGTCTCGCAGGGAGCCGGAAAACAGGGCGCTCTCCTGCTGGGCATACCCCACAGCGTGACGCAATTGGGCAGGGTCCAACTGCCCCACATCAATGCCATCCACCAAAACCTGGCCGTTTTGAGGGGTGTAGAGAGCTGTTATCAGCTTGAGCAGGGTGCTTTTACCGGAGCCCGAGCGGCCTATAATCCCCACCCTTTCGCCCGCCTGGATAGACAGATTGAGTTGCCGGATGGCTGATTCCGTCTGCTCCGGATAGCGGAAAAAGAGCTGTCGAAAGGTGAGGCTGCCCTGGATGGTTGGGCGGTGGAGCCACTGCTGTTGCGGGGGGCGCTCTTCGGGTAGCGCCATCAGCTGGTTGAGCCCCCCCAGAGCCACCCGGGCCTGTTGCAGCCGGGCCAAAACGGCGGCGATCTGAAGAATAGGGGCCATCACCCGTCCCCCGAGAATCACGCAGGCGATAAGACCGCCCAAAGTCAACTCACCCCGAGCGATGCCATAAACCCCCACCAGGATCAATCCCACATAGGCGCTCTGGGCGATGAAGGTGGCGAAAAACTGGAACAAGCTCGCCAGCCACCGCTCCCCCATGGCCGCTTCGCTCATGGCGTCGGTCAGCCGCTCCCAGCGGGCCTGCATGCGTCCTTCGGCCCCTAATATTTTGATCATCTCCAGCCGCTGGATCGCTTCCACCAAAAAACCGTGCTTGCGGGTGGTTTCCTGGTGATTGCTGCCCATGCGTCGAAAGAGCGGCACCTGAAACATCAACCCGACCAGGATCACCGTCAAGGCGACCACCAGGGGAATAGCGGCCATTTGCATCCCCCCCAACAAGCCGATCACCAGGATAAAGAGCCCGGCAAAAGGGAGATCGACGAAGGCTACCAGGGTGGCGGAGGTAAAAAAATCCCGAAGGTTTTCGAAAGAGCGCACCCGATTGGCCAAGGCACCAGCGGAACCAGGACGTTGGCTGAGTCCCAGGCGCATGATTTTTTCAAAGATGCGTGCTGAAAGCAGGGTGTCGAGGTTGCGACCGGTGAGATCGATAAAATAGTAACGCAATGAACGCAGGGCAAAATCGAACAGTAAGGCCAGCCCCACCCCCAACGCCAAAACCCACAA
The Magnetococcales bacterium genome window above contains:
- a CDS encoding phage tail protein yields the protein MADSYLGEIRLFPYTFNPRDWLFCDGQILSISQYSALFSILGATYGGDGRSNMQLPDLKGRAPIHPGTGSGLSSYSLGQKSGTEGVVISSDQMPAHSHQLKGSHVSGSDTTYATQTDPADHFLGQAEGDPSARGGQVLKHYKEPSLSAGAEAADSDLTTPSESGIRPLSSSQIVPMHEDALSTSGNNQAHQNMQPYLAINYCICIDGEYPSPG
- a CDS encoding phage tail protein, with the translated sequence MESYLGEIKLFAGSRIPRYWLACNGQTLSINEYSDLYALYGTTYGGDGISSFSLPDMRGRIPLHQGTAPFLSSRFIGEKAGTETVKLTVSHIPQHDHDLNGITDAADSNDPQNRLPAKVGDKQKFYTEAPGTANANMYSGAIASTGSDNAHENRQPTLGLNFIVCVHGVFPKRS
- a CDS encoding phage tail protein — its product is MSDPYLGEIRMMGFNYAPEGWSQCNGTLIAISQYTALYSLIGSQFGGDDRTNFALPDLRGRVPIHPDPDDIIRQGYAGGMEAVPLMHDNLPSHKHTLYATQESGDQTDPEKRLLANYPGGDAFGSPTNSNVTAMADGSVATTGSGQAHSNMQPYLVVNFCIAMEGIYPSRP
- a CDS encoding HlyD family type I secretion periplasmic adaptor subunit; this encodes MNSSDRWDQTDFFPEAEAARRRRPRLAAAGLLLLLLLLLATFAGWAGLTEIDEMTRAEGKVVSSSKTQIVQNLEGGMLGELLVQEGQTVDQNQPLLRIDSTIATAQLQKSRAEYLSLTGKLARLDGEIENRLPRFPADLLQEAPEVAQNEKALFQVRKQALTNELAILERQVGQRRQELVELQSKVTGLEKTAALLMEELTLTRPLLADGAVSKIDLLRLERQFAQQESELKVIKLAIPRVKSALKEAVGRVEGARLTFHSESLDLKNAVVARLSAIREVATAEQDRVRRTEVIAPVRGIVKVIHFTTPGAVIRAGEAIVEIVPIDDLLRIEAWVSPRDVAFLRPGLAAAVNITAYDAAIYGTLDAQLQEISADTFADEKGYSFFRIYLTTQNSGFGNPQNPLPIIPGMTASVDIITGKKTILDYLLKPIRRAQKRALRER
- a CDS encoding type I secretion system permease/ATPase, with the translated sequence MSVADSLNHPEQINDPLLACLAEITRLLNAPRSPVSLAAGLPLEGEGVTPGWLVRAAQQAGFSARLLSLSLADISPLTLPCLLFLEGQKACLLTGWNEADEALVLFPESAPGVTSISREKLAENYIGTALFVRPKPQTDTPRPRGGKHTPRSWFWPEVGRHGFSIAQVLAASVAINLLGLAVPLFVMNVYDRVVPNQAMETLWVLALGVGLALLFDFALRSLRYYFIDLTGRNLDTLLSARIFEKIMRLGLSQRPGSAGALANRVRSFENLRDFFTSATLVAFVDLPFAGLFILVIGLLGGMQMAAIPLVVALTVILVGLMFQVPLFRRMGSNHQETTRKHGFLVEAIQRLEMIKILGAEGRMQARWERLTDAMSEAAMGERWLASLFQFFATFIAQSAYVGLILVGVYGIARGELTLGGLIACVILGGRVMAPILQIAAVLARLQQARVALGGLNQLMALPEERPPQQQWLHRPTIQGSLTFRQLFFRYPEQTESAIRQLNLSIQAGERVGIIGRSGSGKSTLLKLITALYTPQNGQVLVDGIDVGQLDPAQLRHAVGYAQQESALFSGSLRDNIAMGGSAHPDDTTLLQALALTGMESLAQRHPSGLDRSVGTQGGNLSGGERQAVSLARALVESRPILLLDEPTSAMDLAAERLFIRRLGESLGSRTLLLVTQRTGLLALVDRLIVLDQGRVLADGPRDDVFKALNEGRLDPPPPSGIPTSSPSAEAPQLSNATQPSDSHNNIRGGRS